DNA from Rubripirellula lacrimiformis:
CGGCCGCCTGTTCAGGCGCAGCCTGTTTCGCATCGGGATCGGCTGCTGCGGTGGGGGCAGAGTCGGGTTTGTTTTCGTCGTTCGGATCAGCCACTTGGGTGTCCTTCCCTGGACGATTGGTGGATTAGCGGTCGGAAATCAGAATCGGTGATCCGATTCTGTTTCACGCGTGAAACCAGATCCGCTTGGAAAGTGCGTCTGTGGTTACTGTTCCATCAACTGGAACGATTTGAAACCGACGCCAAGCAGCAGGTCTTCTTCGAGCAAGTGGTTACATTTCGTCAAAATGCCACGTTCTAGCAAGCCCAAATTGTTTTCGCCCAGTTCTTCCATCGAACTGTTGCGGATCTTCATTCGGATCGCATTACGCAGTCGGCCCTCTTTTTCGCTGAACTCGGAATCCATTTTGCTTTCGTTTTTATTCCGGATCAAACCATAGAGATCCAGTTCGACGCGGTAAGTGCGTTCGGTATCGTGCGGGCTGAAGATTTCGCCATACCTTCCCAATTGGAATTCGACGACTTTGTCTTCGTCGGACGCCTGTTCTTCCGCCTGAACCTCACCTTCCTGGACCGATTTGATCAGTTTGGCTTCGGCAAGGGCGCTGACGTCTTCGGCGCTGGGCACAAAGAAAAAGAACATGGCGGTTTCCAGCAGGACCACCACGGCAACAAACGCGATGATCATCACGCGGCTGCCACCACCGGCTGCCGGAGCATCCGGGGCTGGTGATTCTTCCGAATCTTCGGTTTGGGTTGTGTCATCGGCCATTATGGATTCTCCGAGCTTGATTCGCCAACTTGAATGGTTGCCGCATTTCGTTCATCGGCAGTTCCCGCTAAATCCTCAACCGTTTCATCCAGCATGAAGACTTCGACACGGGGATTTCGTGCGATGGACGGTCCCTGTCCGCTGCGGGTCATCGGTTCGCTGTCGGCGGCCGATGAGATCCGGAAGCGATGGGGGTTCAGTCCCGACTTTTTGATCAGGTATCTCTGCACACCAGCGGCTCGGCGGATGCCCAGCATGACGGCTTCGTCGGTGCCTTCGGTGCGTGCGGCAAACTCTGCCGAAACGTGTCCGCGGACTTCGATCTTTTGTGGTTTGCCACGTAGTTGAGTTGCTAAATTGTCCAGAATCGACATGGCGGTCTTGGACAAAACATCCGATCCGATCTCGAAGAACACCACCGATCCAACGGCGGTAATCTGACCGGGGCGGATGATTCGAACCATGGGTTCTTCGCCGGTAGGTGCCTTTTCGGGCACGCCGCCGGTCGCCGTGTCTTTCTTCTTGGCGCGGCCGGTCGTCGCTAGCGGTGTGAACGCGGTGGTGCGAGGACGCGAATCGCCGGGTGCCAGCGAATCACGTGTCTTGGAGTAGCCAAATTCTTGCTGCATCGCGTCGACCATCGCCTGATACGATTCTTCTTCTTTGATCTCGCTAAGCGACACCAACATGATGAAGAACGTCAGCAACAGACTCATCATGTCGCCGAACGTGACCACCCATTCGGGAATCCCGATGACATCTTCTTCTTGGTCCATGATTATTCCGCGTTGCGTTGTTTAGGAGGCAAGAAGGTTCGCAGTTTCTGGTCAATCGCTCGCGGGCTTTCGCCGGATTGGATTGCCATCACACCACGAATCGCGATCTCTAGGCTGACCATTTCGTTGCGGCTGATCAGTCCCAGTTTCTCGGCAAAGGGGCTGAAGAATACGTTGGCCACGATGGCCCCGTACAAGGTCGTGATCAACGCGACCGCCATCCCAGCACCAATCCCGGACGGATCCGACATGTCTTGAAGCATCATGATCAGACCCATCAGGGTTCCGATCATTCCGTAGGCGGGAGCAAATCGGCCCAGTTGGTCCATGATGCTTTTGCCTTCGCGGTGCCGCGTCTGGATCGCTTCGACTTCGGTGCGAAGCACTTCTTCGACGACTTCCGGTGTGCTGCCGTCGACGGCCATCTGGATGCCGGTCTTGACCAATGGGTTTGCGATCTCTGCCACTTTGGATTCCAACGCCAACAGTCCATCGCGACGGGCCGTTTCGGCCAATTCGACGATCTGTTTGATCAGTGATAGGCGGTCTTCGCCCTTATTCAAAATCACCTTCAACGCGATCAGCGGCGACTTCAGCATGCTGCCCAGTGGGAAACAAATCAGAGCCGCTGCTACCGCACCACCGACAACGACCAAGAACGACGGGATGTCGATGAAGGCTGAAAACGGTGCGTTACCAAGCGCAATCGAGGCGATGATCAAACCGATGGCTAGGATCAGACCGATGAGGCTTGCGATGTCCATGATGAGTGCTTTTCGCGATCAACGCGGGAACAGTGTAGGAATCAAGAGAGAGCGGACCGGCGAAGTTGCCAACGCTACGGTGTCTGTCGCTGGGGCATCGGCATGAAGTGTTTTTTTTGTTGGTAGTCGACCGCACGTTCCACCACATCATCCATCGATTCAGAGACCACGATTTTGTCGCCCGTGGTCAGTGTGATGAACGTGTCGGGACGCCGTTCGACATATCGAATCAGTTCGGCATTCAGCACGAATGCCTCGCCATCAAGACGAGTCAGCTTGATCATGAACAGTACCCCAGTGCGTGATCGTTGGACGCTTGTATCAGGCGAAGCCAGTCCAGCGAGGAAAGAGTGCCTCGTTGTTTAGTCGCCACTGAAAGCTAGATCACGTTGAGCGCACGAGACGGGTGTGGCGAAAAAGAAACGCCATCTTCCCTGGTTCAACCGATCGTCCCCACTGGCACAATCGATAGGACCCGAAGATCAAGAGCCAATGCCGTCTGGTCTGGCACGAGCGCGCACGAGAGTGCGGCCGCTAGAAAGCCGTGGTTTTCGGGAGTGCGACTCGGATCCGAGTCGCGCGTGGGAGATTACGCCCAAGTCCGTTGGTCGTCTGAAACGCAGATTTCGCGAGCGATCGAAAGTTCGAGTTCGAGTGGAAGTTCGAGTGGAAGTTTAAGTTCGAGTTTAAGTTCGAGTTCGAGTTCGAGTTCGAGTTTAAGTTCAACACCGCAGCGCGATTGGAAAGCACTTCGTCGAACTTGAACTCCGCCGCCACAATCCCAAGAATCTCGCCCTGCCCCCCGCCAGCCAACCGGGCAGAACCGATCCGCAGCAGAAGTTGTCCGCAGCGGTCGTCTAACTTCGTTTCGGTCGATAAAGGTCCAAATCGGCACGACCGGCCAATGCCGCATAACCGGCTACGATCTCTTTCAAGCCTGTGAAGAATGTCAGTTCGGATAATTCTTGGTCCGCCATCGATTCGCCGATTTGAAACAGATACGGGACGGGCAGTTCAAAGCCCAACTGGATCCCACCGTTGGCATCCGCACCGCCGGAGCCGCCGGAGCCGTCGGAGCCGTCGGAGCCGTCGGGGGTAGCTGGATTGCCGGTTGCCAAGATCACCGCTTCGACGTCCAGGGTTTCGACTTCACCATCTTCGCTGCGCAGCGTCAGTCGGAAATCAGGCGGGATGTCGCTGATGTCTTCGTCCGGTTCATCGGCGACCACGTCAACGGTTTCGATCTTTGTCACGGTCGCCGGGCAACGCAGGCGGCCGCGTAGCAGATCGGTTTCCAACAACGGCATCAGACCTTGTTGGATCCATTGATCGTAGGTCATCGGCAGCGTTTGGATCGAATCGACGTCCTGTGCTTGCAGTGCCGAAATCGCTAGCGGCGAAAGTGACCGGTCGGGCAGCATGGGCAGCGGTTGGTCACCCATTTGCCGAAACGAGGATGCAACATCAACGGCTTCGATGATCGTGACGTCATAGCCCATGAACCGGCCGTAGAGAGCGGCTTCGATTCCCAGTGGCCCGGCGCCGATCACTGCAATCGATCCCGGCGGGTCAAGCGTCATCGCATCGTCGGCGTCATCGATTTGGTGATCGTCGGGTGTCGATTCGGAAGCGGAATCTTGCGTCGGCAATTCGTCGGTGGGGCCGTGGTCGGCTTGGTCGGATGGATGCTGCGGCTGGTCGGGATCGTTCATCGGTGGGTCAGGTTATCGCTGTGGAGTGTGAGATTGCTGTTTGCCGACTCGAAAGGTCGACAGATCGATCGCTGGTTTTTGTTGGGTGATCACATCGGCTAAGGCGACTGCGGTCCCGGGCGAAAGGTGCAGTCCGCTACGGAAGTGACCCGAGGCAACATACAGGTTGGGGTGATCGGGAACTTTTCCGATCATGGGAAACCCATCAAAGGTCAATGGACGATACCCCGACCAAGCTTTGACGAAGGTGGCCGATTCCAATTCGGGGACCAGATCGATGGCGAATGAACGCAGCATGTCCAGTGTTGCTTCGTCGGTGCCGGGTTGGAACCCGACTTCTTCCTCGCACGAACCGATCAATGTCGACCCATCGTCACGGCACATCACATATCGATGTCCGACATTGACGATGCTAGAGAGTCGTGGTTTGTCCGTCTTCAACAACACGATTTGTCCGCGAATGGGGACGATCGACTGTTGCAATTGCAACATCTCGGCAACCCGGCCGGTCCAGGATCCGCCACACACCACGATCGCATCGGCTTCCAGCCATTGCCCATTGCACCGAGCGGCGCTGGACTGGTCGGAGCTTCGCAAATCGTCGACCGTCGAATCTTCGACAAAGGTGACGCCGCATTGCTGACAGGCTTTCGCCAACGCTTGCAGGTAGTGCGGTGCACGCACTTGGTGTTCGTCGGGAACCCACCACGCGGCTGCCGCCGGACGACCGGCGTCGGTTTGGCGCCCGATCCAACGGGCGATCGCAGGTTCACGCCGGGCGACTTCCTGGGGATCGACCGGTTCGCAGCGGATATCTAGCCCGTCCCAGTATCCGGTCATCCCGACCATGGACGCACGCTCCCCCGGTGTGTCGGCAAGGTACCACCCGCCGCAGCGTCGGAAACCAGGATCGATTCCCGTGATGGATTCCAATCGCCGCGCCCATTGGGGGAACAATTGATGGGACAGGCCACGCAGTTGGTCGATGGGATCGGTTGCTTTGGCCAGGTTGGCCGGTGGCAGAATTCCAGCCGCCGCCCATGACGTGGCTTTGCCAACTTTGTCACGTTCAACAAGCGTGACCGATTGGCCTCGTTGGGCCAGTTCCCATGCCAAACTGAGTCCGACGACGCCGCCGCCGACGATCAGGATGCGATGATTCATGATGGGTGTCCTGGGGGGGATCCGGTTGGCAGCACCGATTCAATCGATTTCAAAAGCAGGTCCGTCGACGCATCGGCGTGGGATTGCTGGGACCGAAGCTGCTGGCAAAGCCGTGTCAGTTCGTCGATTGTGTCGATGTCTTCGCGAGGTTCAAGCAGGACCACCTTGTGTCCGGATTGTCGAATGCGTTGCAGTGTGATGGGAAGCACACGATCGGTGCTCCACGGGACATCCGAAAACCAGGTGTGGATCGCCGGCAACGTTTCGCTGCTACCGCGAATGCCGATCAGGTAATAGCCACCATCCACGGCGGGGCCTAAGACGACATCGGCGTGTTCCAGCGTCCGCCATGCAGCGTCGATGGAAGATTGGTTTAGCAGTGGGCAATCGGCACCGATCAGGATCGCCGAATGGGGATGATCGGTTGCGGCAGTGGATGGATCGGTTGAATCCGCCGTCAAATGGGTGCGAAACCAAGCTTCCATTCGGTTGCCAAGGTCACCCGGGCATTGGAATTCGACGTCCCATTGGTTGCCAACCTGCCATGCTTGGATAGCCTGCTGCAGTGCATCGGCATCGCTTCGGTCAGCGAGGACCAGAGACCGGGCGGATCCGCATTTGGGCAGGGCATCGCAGAGTTGACGAACGAAAAAACGATGAAGATTGGCAGCTTGTTCATAGCCGATGGTTGCACCCAATCGCGTCTTCACTTTGCCCGGGTGCCAGTACTTCATCATCAGGCCCAACCGCTGGTTCCCTAGCGGGATAGCGGCGGTGTCAGAACAATCGGCGTCGTTTGACAACGCAAAGCCTCGATTTTGCGGATCACGGATGGGCAGGAATACGTCGCAACCGGACGGAATTATGACTAGACTGCAGAAAGGGCGTGTTGGGAAGTCTTGGGGAATGCGTTGATTCGCTAAACTTGCCCTGCCAAACCTGTTATCTTGTCACACCATCGCATAACTCTCCATGGGGTCACGGCCGGCAGCCCATGTCGCAGCAAC
Protein-coding regions in this window:
- a CDS encoding dihydrolipoamide acetyltransferase, with translation MADDTTQTEDSEESPAPDAPAAGGGSRVMIIAFVAVVVLLETAMFFFFVPSAEDVSALAEAKLIKSVQEGEVQAEEQASDEDKVVEFQLGRYGEIFSPHDTERTYRVELDLYGLIRNKNESKMDSEFSEKEGRLRNAIRMKIRNSSMEELGENNLGLLERGILTKCNHLLEEDLLLGVGFKSFQLMEQ
- a CDS encoding OmpA/MotB family protein, which translates into the protein MDQEEDVIGIPEWVVTFGDMMSLLLTFFIMLVSLSEIKEEESYQAMVDAMQQEFGYSKTRDSLAPGDSRPRTTAFTPLATTGRAKKKDTATGGVPEKAPTGEEPMVRIIRPGQITAVGSVVFFEIGSDVLSKTAMSILDNLATQLRGKPQKIEVRGHVSAEFAARTEGTDEAVMLGIRRAAGVQRYLIKKSGLNPHRFRISSAADSEPMTRSGQGPSIARNPRVEVFMLDETVEDLAGTADERNAATIQVGESSSENP
- a CDS encoding motility protein A, which translates into the protein MDIASLIGLILAIGLIIASIALGNAPFSAFIDIPSFLVVVGGAVAAALICFPLGSMLKSPLIALKVILNKGEDRLSLIKQIVELAETARRDGLLALESKVAEIANPLVKTGIQMAVDGSTPEVVEEVLRTEVEAIQTRHREGKSIMDQLGRFAPAYGMIGTLMGLIMMLQDMSDPSGIGAGMAVALITTLYGAIVANVFFSPFAEKLGLISRNEMVSLEIAIRGVMAIQSGESPRAIDQKLRTFLPPKQRNAE
- a CDS encoding flagellar FlbD family protein, whose translation is MIKLTRLDGEAFVLNAELIRYVERRPDTFITLTTGDKIVVSESMDDVVERAVDYQQKKHFMPMPQRQTP
- a CDS encoding FAD-dependent oxidoreductase; amino-acid sequence: MNDPDQPQHPSDQADHGPTDELPTQDSASESTPDDHQIDDADDAMTLDPPGSIAVIGAGPLGIEAALYGRFMGYDVTIIEAVDVASSFRQMGDQPLPMLPDRSLSPLAISALQAQDVDSIQTLPMTYDQWIQQGLMPLLETDLLRGRLRCPATVTKIETVDVVADEPDEDISDIPPDFRLTLRSEDGEVETLDVEAVILATGNPATPDGSDGSDGSGGSGGADANGGIQLGFELPVPYLFQIGESMADQELSELTFFTGLKEIVAGYAALAGRADLDLYRPKRS
- the thiO gene encoding glycine oxidase ThiO; amino-acid sequence: MNHRILIVGGGVVGLSLAWELAQRGQSVTLVERDKVGKATSWAAAGILPPANLAKATDPIDQLRGLSHQLFPQWARRLESITGIDPGFRRCGGWYLADTPGERASMVGMTGYWDGLDIRCEPVDPQEVARREPAIARWIGRQTDAGRPAAAAWWVPDEHQVRAPHYLQALAKACQQCGVTFVEDSTVDDLRSSDQSSAARCNGQWLEADAIVVCGGSWTGRVAEMLQLQQSIVPIRGQIVLLKTDKPRLSSIVNVGHRYVMCRDDGSTLIGSCEEEVGFQPGTDEATLDMLRSFAIDLVPELESATFVKAWSGYRPLTFDGFPMIGKVPDHPNLYVASGHFRSGLHLSPGTAVALADVITQQKPAIDLSTFRVGKQQSHTPQR
- a CDS encoding TIGR04282 family arsenosugar biosynthesis glycosyltransferase, producing the protein MSNDADCSDTAAIPLGNQRLGLMMKYWHPGKVKTRLGATIGYEQAANLHRFFVRQLCDALPKCGSARSLVLADRSDADALQQAIQAWQVGNQWDVEFQCPGDLGNRMEAWFRTHLTADSTDPSTAATDHPHSAILIGADCPLLNQSSIDAAWRTLEHADVVLGPAVDGGYYLIGIRGSSETLPAIHTWFSDVPWSTDRVLPITLQRIRQSGHKVVLLEPREDIDTIDELTRLCQQLRSQQSHADASTDLLLKSIESVLPTGSPPGHPS